A stretch of the Acyrthosiphon pisum isolate AL4f chromosome A2, pea_aphid_22Mar2018_4r6ur, whole genome shotgun sequence genome encodes the following:
- the LOC100161325 gene encoding ankyrin-1 codes for MRVLYNYRKRTSALASDLRAAIELGNYAAVKRSITRNRRLTHCPIGRAADRPVHVAAMSGHRHIVRLLLNRGANPNARNKYMKTPAHLCVLHCKHEVVELLIGHGADPAATDSADNTPLDLATLMNEIRCLDVLLNCAMPKSVVNKAFYKAAARDNIILMNKLLNRGADIDYKDASTGFTALLLVAKSKNVRITQFLLEKGADPMVHDLYGWTCLHFVVFYEFPDRILKTILLQTCGRELIDSRTFKQETALHLAARRGNGTAAVTLLRAGARVDLLDHKSRTPLLTALHWQNNAMVRLMVLAGANVNRVPGSTRAPLHTVVARNNLLLTRLMLEHGSVVVDLHNDDLNWTVIHSACESGDENMLKCLLAYVEPHVLQVLHVGGWPRPPLVVAASSGHRPAVDVLLACGVDVNARCGNGETALHAAARGNWPDLVDRLLDAGACVDARDAITGRRPLDVAVYTWGRHFTVTTQLVHSMRLGKAVVRHDLDAVEFLLACGVSPNMTTEAFGSPLHVAVRHRRYRMMATILSSNRCRTAVRHNGATPLDYAVAMGDDRAAKMILWRDQRRSRCRHPSLTAVAPSAKQTLQKAAAHRRASI; via the exons ATGCGAGTGCTGTACAATTATCGGAAGAGGACGTCGGCTTTGGCTTCGGATCTGCGGGCCGCTATCGAGCTGGGAAACTATGCGGCGGTGAAGCGATCGATCACGCGCAACCGGCGCCTGACCCACTGTCCCATCGGTCGGGCGGCCGATCGCCCGGTGCACGTGGCCGCGATGTCCGGCCACCGGCACATCGTCCGACTGCTGTTGAACCGCGGCGCCAACCCTAACGCCCGGAACAAGTACATGAAGACACCCGCACACCTGTGCGTGTTGCACTGCAAACACGAAGTGGTCGAGTTACTCATCGGCCACGGCGCCGACCCGGCAGCTACGGACAGTGCCGACAACACGCCCTTGGACCTGGCCACGTTGATGAATGAAAT ACGATGTTTGGACGTGTTGCTGAACTGTGCCATGCCGAAAAGTGTGGTGAACAAAGCGTTTTACAAAGCCGCTGCACGAGACAACATTATACTGATGAACAAGCTGCTCAACCGCGGAGCGGACATAGATTACAAGGACGCGTCGACGGGGTTCACGGCACTCTTGCTAGTCGCGAAGAGCAAGAACGTGAGGATCACACAGTTCTTGCTGGAGAAGGGCGCCGATCCCATGGTGCACGACCTTTACGG CTGGACGTGTCTACATTTTGTCGTCTTTTACGAGTTTCCTGACCGGATACTGAAGACGATCTTATTGCAGACCTGCGGCCGGGAACTAATCGACTCCCGGACGTTCAAACAAGAAACGGCGCTACACTTGGCCGCCAGGCGGGGAAATGGGACGGCGGCGGTGACGTTGCTTCGGGCCGGTGCCCGCGTGGACCTCCTCGACCACAAGTCTCGGACGCCGCTGTTGACCGCGTTACACTGGCAAAATAATGCGATGGTCAGGTTAATGGTTTTGGCGGGCGCCAACGTTAACCGTGTGCCCGGTTCAACCCGGGCGCCCCTGCACACGGTAGTCGCTCGGAACAACTTGTTGCTGACGCGGCTCATGCTCGAACATGGCTCCGTCGTCGTGGATCTGCACAACGACGATTTGAACTGGACGGTCATCCATTCTGCCTGCGAgtctg GGGACGAGAACATGTTGAAGTGCCTGCTGGCGTATGTAGAGCCCCACGTGCTGCAAGTGCTGCACGTCGGTGGCTGGCCCAGACCGCCACTCGTGGTGGCCGCTTCGTCGGGCCATCGGCCGGCGGTGGACGTGCTGCTAGCGTGCGGCGTGGACGTGAACGCGCGCTGCGGCAACGGCGAGACGGCGCTGCACGCGGCCGCTCGGGGTAACTGGCCGGACCTGGTGGACCGACTGTTGGACGCGGGCGCGTGCGTCGACGCCCGTGACGCGATAACCGGCCGCCGACCGCTGGACGTGGCCGTGTACACGTGGGGCCGCCACTTTACGGTCACCACGCAGCTGGTGCACTCGATGCGGTTGGGCAAGGCGGTGGTCCGGCACGACTTGGACGCCGTCGAGTTCCTACTGGCGTGTGGAGTGTCGCCAAACATGACCACCGAGGCGTTTGGGTCACCTCTGCATGTGGCCGTGCGGCACCGCCGGTACCGCATGATGGCGACCATACTATCGTCGAACCGTTGCCGCACGGCGGTCCGCCACAACGGCGCCACGCCGCTAGACTACGCAGTGGCCATGGGCGACGACCGCGCCGCAAAGATGATACTGTGGCGGGACCAGCGACGCAGTCGGTGCAGACATCCGTCGCTGACCGCCGTGGCTCCTTCTGCGAAACAGACACTGCAGAAAGCTGCTGCCCACAGGCGGGCGTCTATCTGA